The Chionomys nivalis chromosome 6, mChiNiv1.1, whole genome shotgun sequence sequence TAGGAGTCCAGTGGGACCAGCTGCCAGCCAGGCTGCAGCTCCAGAACACAGCCCAGACCCATGGGCCCCTGGGTTGCACTGGCAGGGACCTAGAGTCTGGACCTGGCTAGCTTCCAGGGACCACAGCAGGCTAGTAGAGGGGTGAGGAGCCACAGTAGGAGGGACAGACAGGGATGGATGCCTGCCACAGTTCCGTGTTTGTTAGGTCTCAGAGCCCCTCCACAGGTCTGCGTTGCTTGCTGATGGGACCCGCAAGTGGCGAGTGAAAACCCACGTGGTGAGCCACTGACTTCCAGCCTGCACAGACCACTCCAGGAAAGCATTGTGTCATGTCTGTCATTCCTAGTCTtgaaaggctaaggcaggaggactgtggcAAGTTCCAAGCTaggctgggctacagagtgaaaagaccaaaagagaaagaaaaaaaaagagaggtggAGCGCTGGTGAGTGACCGGCAGCAGGAGCTCTAggttccagcccttgggaggtggagacggagcagttcaaggtcatccttgcctaTGTATCCAGtcggaggccagcttgggctacatgagaccctctcaAAAAACAATCTGTAAATAGTATTTGTGACTCCCATCCTGTACCCCATCCTGTTCTCTCCAATGGCCGCTATCGCCCCACCGTGGACGGCGTGTGAACTGTACTGTAAGGACCAGCGGCACCTCCAAGGCTGAGGTGTCCTCGGTCCGtctatgtccccccccccccagccatcCTAGCAAGTCCCTTGTCCAGCCCCACAGCAACCTCAGTGCAATATGCTCTTCCCGTGGGGTCCCTTGGCACGGTACTGTCTCCGCAGTCCTTCcgtcccccgcccccacctcctctctccggTGGTTAAAAATCGCATCGCATACCCTCACCCCGGTCCTGTTTTTATTGCTGAATCCATTCTGAAAACTACAAACCTCGTGTGTCTTATTCATCAGGGCGAGGGAATCCCGGATCCTCAGCCCCTGCTGTCTGGTGTGTGACAATCCAAGCACGGTGTCCCCCGGCACCAATCGGGGCCCTGTCCCTCCAGTGCAGCCGCTGCTGGCCGAAGCCAGCATCCGTATGCAGCCCAGGTTCCCGCCCCACCCGCCACAGCTCCTCTTTTTAAGTTGAGGTCTCTAATAAATCGGGTATAAACAGCTCGCCTCCGATGACGTCAGCGTGTGCCGGGGTCTTTGGGGTGGGAAGAGATTGTTGACGTCAGGGGGGGGTCACGCGCGGCATGCACTGACCAGCAGAACAGTGCCCAGAGCAACATCCAGGAGTCGGCAGAGGCTCCCgtccaggctgggctcgaacgtCTAAGGCTTCGGTGGCGCTCCGGAGCTTCGGGACGTCACGGTTTAGGTCTACCCAGCCCCCCTAAGTCCCGCCCACGTAAGCCACGCCCTCCCTTCGCGTTCTCCTTCCGGGTGGGGCGGGGCAGTCTGGATTCAGCGGTCCCGCCCTGAGATCCACGTCCGTCTGTGTCGCGTCCTAGGCCTCGCCGACCGAGGCTCCTGACTCCTAACGCGACTCCACTTCCGCCCGGACCCACTCGCCCTCAGATCCACGGCTGTCAATCTAGCCCGCCAGGCCCCGCCCACCCGGCCAGCTTTTCTCCTATGACCGCTTCGCCGTTCCGCCCAGGCCCCGCCCACTCGGACTCCTCTTCCGCCCTGCAACCGCCTCCCCATGCACCAGCCCTGATTTCCCAGGCTCCCTAGGGCGCGAGGACCCCCCTCGGGTCAGTCTCTCTCACCGCCTGAATGTAGATTCGCCCCGCTTGGCCTGACAGCGACTCTGTCGGAGTCCTTCATCCGTGCCAAACTTGAGAAGTCAAAAGATACCCGGGTTGTGACGTTTCTGAGAGTCGGGGCAGAGGGATTAAGGCACTCTCCGGGAACAGGCGCACTTTGGGCAGCTGCAAGCGCGCCACGGCAAAGGAAAGCCCCCGACGCGCCGTCCCTTGGTTGTTTACGTCTGCGCGTGCGCAGCGCGGACCGCCAAATGGGTCGCGACACTCGCTCGCGCTCGCGGTCTGCGGGGCGGAGGAGTCGGAGGCGGCGGAGCCGGAGTCGGCACCGGAGTCGGAGCCGGAGCCGCAGTCGGAGCCGGAGCCGCAGCGGGAGCCATGGACGGAGCAGCCGGCGGCGCCGGGAGCGCGAGAGGCGGCGCGAACGCAGGCGGCGGAGCCGGGGGCGCAGGTGAGCGTCCCGGGGGCTGAGGGGCGGCGGCGACGCTCGGGAGGCGCAGGCAGGCggggctctgtgagttcgaggccagcctggtctacagcgcgagttccagggcaggctccaaagccacagagaaaccctgtctcgacacccccccccccatgttgtGTTTCTCCATAGTTATTTTTTTCAATGGGCGTTGCTTTTCCTCAAGTGACTGTCGTTTATCACATTTGGCAGAAACTGACCAGGACACTACCCatacagcactggggttacaaactCAAACAGCCACATCCACCTtctcttgtgggtgctggggattcgaactcgTGTCCTCAAAATATTACCTGGTGATGCTTTTTCCTCTTTCATGGTTCCTGGGATGTCAGAGAATCCATCCGCTGGGCCTCGTTCCTTCGACCTTTCATCTCAGCAGGACTTGATGGTATGGTACACAACAGTAACCCCCGCACTTAGGAGACAGACTGGGGCGCTTTTGAACGTTGACGGCCAGCTTGTGCTGTAGAGGGAGATGCCCCTCTCAGACATAGCAATGTAAATTACgtatctaaaataaaacaaccttTATCTTTCTCTTATTTGATAGGACCAACGTAAGTACTCCATCCCACACACACCTTGAATGCCCAGCCTCAGTACCTTGGAGGTGGTCAGCCCCCTTGTTCCCACCCCATTGGCTCCCATGGCTGTCCATGCCCCAGAGCTTTTGTTCATGCTGTTTCTTCTGCCCACATGACCCAGCATTGTGAACCCCCCGTTCCCTCTGGTTGATACTTGGCTGTGTTAAGAACCATCCCCCCACCCTTTTGttagtggcacacatttttaattccaTAACTTCTGCttccaagagttcaaggtcagccaaagctacacaaacctgaaaaacctaaaaaagaaaataaatacattttctcacCGTCAACCTACAGCTCTCCTGCAGTGTTGTCTGTCCAGGCCTGAGACTTGTGCGGCTGTGCCGTGGGCTGTGCCGTGAGACTTGTGTGGCTGTACCATGCAGGGCAGCCTGGTTTGTGTGGTCAGAGTGACTTGCCGGTTGGGAGACTGCAAGGGCATGTAGTCTCAGGGTGTCATTGTGACCTCGACACCAACAATGGTACCCCAGCTGCAGCTGGCGTAGAGTATACTTTTGTGTCCTCCCTGTAGGTCAGATTCGGAAGAAGACCGGCGGCAGAGGTCTGGGAGGCGAAGCCGGAGCCCTCGTCCGCCCCGATGGCATTCACAGGACCAGTCCTCACAGTCTGACTCGGGTGAGGAGCGGGCACGGTGCTCGCGGTCCCCGGGGTCATCGGCATCTAGCTTGGAATCTCGGAAGCGCTCTCGGAGCCCTGGGGCGGCTGCCCTGGCCCTGAGCCAGCAGCAGAACCTGCAGGAACGGCTGCGGCTGCGTGAGGAGCGGAAGCAGCAAGAAGAGCTGCTCAAGGCCTTCGAGACCCCAGAGGAGAAGCGTGCACGGCGACTAGCCAAGAAGGAAGCTAAGGAGCGCAAGAAGCGGGAGAAGATGGGCTGGGGTGAGGAGTACATGGGCTACACCAACACCGACAACCCCTTTGGAGACAACAATCTGCTCGGCACCTTCATCTGGAACAAGGTGGGTGCTCCAGCGTCAGCAGCCAGGAGCTGTCATGTCCGGAGAGGGACCCTTCCTGCCCACGGCCTTTGCAGTGCTCTCCCTCCAGCCTGGCTCCTGGAGCCTTAGCCCCTACAGAGTGTCCTCCAGTACACTGGCTCCCAAGTCGTTGCCTGCCGTGCACCCACGCAGGCTCCAAGCTTAGCTGTGCTGCCAGCCGCTGTCTCTGAGCCCTGGGGACACCCCACAGGGTACCAAGACATCCTTATACACTTTGAGAGCATCCGAAAGCACACGGTTAGGGCACAACTCTTAGGTGACATGCGGGGCTCCTGGGGCTGTGTCTGGGAGAAGGGCCGACCCCAGGAGCCCTCCTACCATGGACCATGGGGATCCCGGGCAGCTTTGGTCTCAGTCCTGAGGCCCCTGCCCATTCCAGCCTGTGAGCACCCATGGCCACCTCTGGGCACTCTGCTGTCCTCCCTCAACAGTAGACATGAGGACTGAGTGGGTGTGGTTGCTTCCACAGGCTCTGGAGAAGAAGGGCATCAGCCACCTGGAGGAGAAAGAGCTGAAGGAACGCAACAAGAGGATCCAGGAGGACAACCGGCTGGAGCTGCAGAAGGTGAAGCAGCTGCGGCTGGAGCGCGAGCGCGAGAAGGCCATGCGggagcaggagctggagctgcTGCAGCGGGAGAAGGAGGCGGAGCACTTCAAGacctgggaggagcaggaggacagCTTCCACCTGCGGCAGGCCAAGCTGCGGTGCGCCCCCGCTGGCTTCTGTTGCAGACCCTGCCCCTTTTCCCCTGGCTCTGCGGGGTGGAACGTGTGGACTCCCGAGACAGACCCTCCGCAGTCTGTTAAGACCGTGGTGGGGGGTGGGCTCCAGGGGGCTCACGAGGGCTCACGCGAAGAGTCTGAGCACAGACCTGGTTAACTGTGTTGGGGACCCAGCTTAGTCCTGCTGTCCTGGTGCTTCTGTTAGCCTGAGCCTGCTTGACTAAGACCCAGAGTCAACTCTTCCCAGGTCCCAAGAGGATGCCCTAGGGTCATCTTCCATCATGCTGCTGGCCCTGACCCTGCCACCCTATCCTCTCCTGCAGTTCCAAGATCCGCATCCGAGACGGGCGAGCTAAGCCCATCGACCTGCTGGCCAAGTACATCAGCGCAGAGGACGATGACCTGGCCGTGGAGATGCACGAGCCCTACACCTTCCTCAATGGCCTCACGGTAGCGGACATGGAGGACCTGCTGGAGGACATCCAGGTGCccccctgcctacctctgcagctgtgcctgcctctgcctacccctGCTGCCCCACGCCCGTGTCGCCTCGCTCCTCTGATGCTCCTCCCTCACGGCCCCACCCCACAGGTGTACATGGAGCTGGAGCAGGGTAAGAACGTGGACTTCTGGCGGGACATGACAACCATCACGGAAGATGAGATTGCCAAGCTCCGCAAGCTGGAGGCCTCGGGCAAGGGCCCAGGTGAGCAGCCTGAGGTCTTCCTAGCTGCTCCGAGACCTCCCTGCTAGGGCCCGTGCTCGCTGCTGTCCCAGGGCAGCTGAGATCTAAACAGGGTACACTGCTTCCCGGAGGCTGTGCTTCCAGCCACCCCTCTCCCAGGCAGGCCACTTCAGGAGGGTGGCAGCCCCATCATCCCCGTCCCCGCCTGGGGTGGAATGCAGCACCCAGCAGGTGGGGCAGGAGGAACTCAGGCCCACTCTGAATAGCCCCATCCTGCAGGTGAGCGCCGGGAGGGGGTCAATGCCTCTGTCAGCTCCGATGTGCAGTCGGTGTTCAAGGGGAAGACGTACAACCAGCTGCAGGTCATCTTCCAGGGCATCGAGGGCAAGATCCGCGCAGGTGGCCCCAACCTGGACATGGGCTACTGGGAGAGCCTGCTGCAGCAGCTGCGAGCGCACATGGCCAGGGCCAGGTGAGGCTCTGTCCCTGCTGGCCTCAACACCCTTCAGAGCCACCAGACCAGTTCAGGTCCCCAGGGCCAGTTCCTCTAGAGTCATGAGAGTTTTGAGAAACTGGGCTGTCTGTCCTGCCCGTCGTCCCGCCTGCTCCCTCGGTCCACCCGTCTTGCTTGAGAACTGGATATATGTTCCGGCATGTTTGGCACTGTGGTTTAAACACAGTGGCTGCTGCTTGCTCTGCTTACTCCAGATGTCCCCAGTCTGAGCAGGCCAGCGCCCCCTGCCTGACTGTTTGGCTAACAGTGTCCTGAGGCTTGGATTTGGTGCCACACAGGGAATGTGCCCTGCCTGGGGACTAGGACGGTGACCACCCTCCTGTCCCACAGGCTCCGTGAGCGCCACCAGGATGTTCTGCGGCAAAAGCTGTTCAAGCTGAAGCAGGAGCAGGGGGTGGAGAGCGAACCGCTGTTCCCCATCCTCAAGACCGAGCCCACGGCCACCCACAGGTGAGGGAGGGGCCCGCAGGAGGGGGACAGGGACGGGGTGTGGGCCCTACCCCCCACATCTGGGTCTCACCCCTCCTCCACTGCCCCATGCAGCCCTGAAGCTGAGGAGCCGGCCCCCAGCCCTGGACCCTCCGCGGACCCCGCAGAAGCCGAGGGAACTCCGGCAGCCACGGAGGCGGAGGTGGATGCGGATGGCGAGGCGGTGCTGATGGAGGAGGACCTGATCCAGCAGAGCCTGGCGGACTATGACGCTGGCCGCTACAGCCCGCGGCTGCTCACACCGCACGAGCTGCCGCTGGACGCGCACGTGCTGGAGCCGCACGAGGACCTGCAGCGCCTGCAGCTGTCCCGCCAGCAGCTCCAGGCCACAGGTGGGGCGAGGCAGCCGGGGGAGGGACAGCCCGGTGGGGGCCGGTGGGGGCCTGGAGCGCCGCGACTGACCCTCCACCCCCACAGGCGATGCGAGCGAGAGCGCTGAGGACATCTTCTTCAGGCGTGCGCGGGAGGGCATGGGGCAGGACGAGGCGCAGTTCAGTGTGGAGATGCCGCTGAGTGGGCGTGCCTACCTGTGGGCTGACAAGTACCGGCCGCGCAAGCCTCGCTTCTTCAACCGTGTGCACACGGGCTTCGAGTGGAACAAGTACAACCAGACGCACTACGACTTCGACAACCCGCCGCCCAAGATCGTGCAGGGCTACAAGTTCAACATCTTCTACCCCGACCTCATCCGCAAGCGAGCCACGCCGGAGTACTTCCTGGAGGCCTGCGCCGACAACCGCGACTTCGCCATCCTGCGCTTCCACGCGGGGCCGCCCTACGAGGACATCGCCTTCAAGATCGTGAGCCGCGAGTGGGAGTACTCGCACCGCCACGGCTTCCGCTGCCAGTTCGCCAACGGCATCTTCCAGCTGTGGTTCCACTTCAAGCGGTACCGCTACCGCAGGTGACGTCCGCGGGGCAGGGCTGGCCCCGGACACCTCCCAGGGGACAGTGACAGGGACGCCTTCCTCTGCATCATCTGGGCGCAGTCCCTGCCATTCTGCCGGCCCTGGCCCCCTCAGATCCCAGCCCATCTGGAACAGATTGTGACTGTTTATCTGACAGGACTGCTTTAGGTGGGAAGGATGTCttgtttctgtttccacagaCTTGTTCTACCCGCGGCACCCCATGTGGTTTTGATACGTTTAATAGAAAGCTTATTCTAGAATGGCTTCGTGTCTGAGTCACAGCTCTGAGGCCGTAGTGTAGACACCACGCCCAAGTGTCTCTGGGAGGGTCAGTACTCAGTCTGTTCCGCCCACCTGAGCCCAAGACCACCCTTCTGGGGACGTGGTGCTGGCACCACCCCCAGGTCCTGGTTTGCATCCAGTGGAGGCCAAGGACGCCTTACTGCATCCCAGATGTGCTACCAAGCATTGCCCAGCCCAGGTCCAGGGGCCTCCGGCAGGGGCCTGAGAGTGTAGCAGGACCCAGACCTGTCCAAACCAGCCATCCTCACGGTAACACTCATGCCCCCACGGAGCCTGTGGCAGCCAGGGCTCCGGGTCCTCCAGGCAGCCAGGCCAGGGCGTCTGAGCTCAGGAGTTACTTGGATGCGTGCATGGTGCACTGCATGCTGGGCCCAGTTTCTTTCTCTATGTGGACCAGAAGGGGTCGTTCCCTTTACCACCTGCCCCATGAGATCTCTGGTTTGCTGGTTCTGTGTGCACAGCCCCAGCAGGGTTCCGGCCTCGGGAGACAGGGAAGTAAGGGGACCCCAAGGAGACCCTGAGGTGCCCTGCCGTGTAGAAGACACTTGGCAGGGGGTCCCGCCCACGGCACTGGATCCGTGGGGGCACCGGGCCTGGCAAGGATCAGACTGACCCCACGGGTGCCCTGGTGTCCCGGAAGCTGTgtccagctcctgctccagcctcttccttcctttgacTGCATCCAGAGCTAAGAATAGGCACCCCGGCCCGGCCTCAGAGGAAGCCACAGCCACAGGGGGTGCATCCTGAGCCCCTAGCTTTAGCGAGCCTTGAGTGAGCCTGTGTGCCAGGAGCCATGTGTTGCCTCCGCACACTTCCTCTCTGCCTCACTGTCCACACGCACGCTGTGTGCTGTGCCCTCCACACTGTGGGGAGCTGACACAAACACAGCAGCAGCCCTCCCCATCGGTCCCATAGCCCCACACCACAGTTCCACAAGGCTCCACTCCCACCATTCCTGCCAGCACCTCGTATCTCGGACCAAAGGAACACACATTCACCCCACAAAACCCCAGTCCCTAAACCCTTTTCCCACAGCATTAATTCCTAGCCAAACTTTGGGGATGGTAAGGACATTGGCTTTGGCTTGGCAGAAATCTGGGGTAGAAAAGACAGGTCCAGCTGGGAGAGGACAAAAAGAAGCTACAAGAGGCTCGGAGCCCCTGACCAGAAAAGAGACAAGCTAGGGTTCAGGGCTGAATAATGGGATGGGCCGGGAGAGCCCCCAGGAGTGAGACCGGAAGGGTGAGGGGCAGGGCATCAGGGAAGGGGCTTCCGGCTGCTGACAATCTGGCTGACCTTGGACCGGCTGTGGAACTGGGTGGGTTGGGGTCACGGCTAGGCCAGGCATCCTGGTCCCCACCAAACTGAGGCCAAAGAGGCCCAAGGTCGCCTCCCCGGCCCAGCTATCCGTCCCTTCAGGGCCCGGCTCACTAGACTACACAGTAGAACTTCatgggctggggggaggggtccCCAAGTCTGCTCCATCTCTGGCGGCAGCCTGACATCTGGCCTCCCCCACAGCACCCCTCCCCCGCcgctccctctccagccctgtggccCCAGCAGCCGGACCTTGGCCCTCCCGAGTCTCCTGGAAGACGCCTGGTTGCTGTCCTGCCAGGACCGGCCCCCATCCTGCCCTCAGCTCTTCCCACACGCACGGGCCTGGGCCTCTGGGTCAGTGGCCTGTCAACAACCGACAGTCCGCAGCACCCTTgtgccctgcccagttcccaccctAGCCAAAGCACCCGGCTGCGGGGGCGAGGCCAGAGCAGGGGGCGGGGCTGGCgagagacaggcagaaagacagaTGGAGACAGGGCGTGGTGGGAGACAGCCTCACTATCACAACCCCCCAGCTTCGTGCCCCTGGGGGTCCCCAGCGCTACACCATCCGCCCACAGCCCCAGGGCCCCTGTCGGGACCTGTCTTCAGCCCGTGACTCGGTTTCCCCAGGGTGCTTTGCTCCCCGCTCTCTGCCTGACCTGGGAAAGCACAGTGGTGCTGCCTGCTCTGCTCCTGGGACATCACCGCGACACCCTGGTACTGACCCTGCGGTGAGTCCCCCCCCATGAGACCTAACACTGACTGCCGAGGTGAGCTGTGCTGGGAGCCCAGACCCATTGACCTCTCTGCTGAACCACATCCCCTGGGGTGTGGTGACAGCCACCAGGTCTCCAAGTTCCCTGGAGGGAATCCCGGGTGTGGTCTTCGCTCCAGTGGTCCAGTGCACAGATGTAGTTCCCTTGGCAACCCATGGGCATCCCGGTTCCCTGAGTCTGGGCCAGGCCAGTCCAAGATGCTCAGGCAGTGATGGAGCTGGGGACCGTGGCATGTGACTTagggtgtgtgtatgcctgtgcacacCAGTGTGGACACGCATGGGCTCAGCTCGGGCCTCATCTCCTGGCCTGTTCACTGAAcaccaggaaactgaggcccaggccGAGCCTCCGCTGAGCCACACTTCAATAGAGATGAAACCTGCACCCTGGGCTTCggcacaaacaggaagcagccctgtgggagggagagacacaGCCCGTGGTGAGCCCTGAGGGTCTGTGGGGGGTGTGGGGCACCACACCAGGTGTCTAGGGTGTTGGCGGAGCCGGCAGAGTCCCCTCTGGCCACAGCGAGGGCCAAGGCTTGGCCTCAGGAGCCCTGCCCATCCTGGTGTTAGCAGAAAATCACGAGGGGAGAGGGGGTACGAATTCATCGTACAGGGGGACGCTGAGGCTGTGCCCAGTGGCCGTGGGGTGGAGACTTGGAGAGCCCAGGCTGCTCTGAGGCCGGTGCAGAGGCTTGAGGGAGATGGATGGgctgagaggagggggaagggcctGGCGCTTAGAACCCAGCCCCACAACACATTCCACATTGGTGGCTGAGTTCCAACCACCAATGCCTGGGCCTCAAGGAACGGGGAGCAGTGCCCCAGGGTGCACACATGACAAGGACGAGGCTCCATCACAGACCCGAGTGGAGACACAGAGCCGCCCTGGCTGGGCTCTgccacccaccccacaccccaggaCTCAGGACCACAGGATTCTAGGATCCTCGGGCACACGGGGTCAGGTGCAGCAGAGGGAGGCCTGTGCTTGTCATCACAGTGGGGCTGGAGGcgaggatctcggtgagttctaggctagcccgGTCTTCCCAGGCCCGGAGCTCCCTGCTGCTGGGGAATCCGAAGGGCGCAGAAATGCTGCAGATCTCCCTGGGAACACACAGCCCCAGCTGCTGGCCAGCCTGGGAGGCTGCCAGGCCCTGCATCAGGTCTGGCCTGGGCAACTTGAGCCTGCCATTATCACCTGAACCCCAGGGGAGGGAGCGCCAGGCAGAGGGGAGACTGGAAACCGCCATCCTCGGTGCAGAATTCAGAGGCTGAAgccctgggcagagagaggggctTGCTCCCCGCACAGCAAACTTGAGGGACCCAGAGTTAAGGCTGGGCCAAAGACAGGGACAGAGGAGGCGGCAGCCACTGATGTAGACCTGCCTTGCAGGGGTAGGGGGGTGGAGTGCCGGGatcacagaaactcaaacacGTGCACAGTGTCTCAGAGCCAGGGCGGcaccagcctcagtttcccctcctcgATGGCCCTGGAAGGCCCATTCAGTCGGTGGCCTGGGGATGAGATGGGAGTGAGGCAGGGAACTGCTCCTGTCCGCCTGGAGCATTCTGGGCTGCATGAATTGAGCACCTTCTGTGTACCAGGAGTGGACATAAAAGATAATCGTTCtcgccgagcggtggtggcgcacgcctttaatcccagcactcgggaggcagaggcaggtggatctccgtgagttcgagaccagcctggtctacaagagctagttccaggacaggctccaaaaccacagagaaaccctgtctcgaaaattaaagcAAAACCCTAGAACtcagtgggaggggagggggcctcagggggaggaagaaaaagagagcacCAAGGGCTGGCAATGGCTCAGTCCTCTGACGCCCAGGCCCCCGTGCACACCCCCACATGTAAATGAACAATGCTAAACACGAAAAAGCAAAACTAAGGAAAAGACCAAACATGGTTCACaccaggagtctgaggcaggaggatcacacggACCGCTCGTCGGCCTGAGGCTGTTGTTAGACATTGGCAAGTGCCCACCTGTCTCCAGTCTGGGCTttttatctctctgtgtagcttaaactcacagccatcctcctgcctcggacGCTCCCTGCGCTGGGAGGGACCAGGCTGTGGAACAGACGCCAGGTCCAGACTGGCCGTCGTCCCGGGGGATGTGTCCCGGTTAGCTTGGGTTTTTCTTGTTCCCAAAATGGAACGAGGGCTTCTGGGTTCCTTTCTTATTATAAAAGTGACGCTAGGGACGCGGAGGAATGGCGAGGGCCGGTCCCGTGAGCTGGCCTCGGGGCAGGTACCGAACCGGGCCGGGGCGACGGAGGGGGAAGCTGAGGTCCAGCTCTGCGCCCCACCCCGGAGGTCAGGGCGCTCACCACCTCGTCCACCTCGTCTCCCCAGGTCGCCCGATGGGGTGGTGACGCCCGGGTCAGCTCGGGAGCCATGTGGCCCAACGGCAGCCTCCCCGGGCCGTGCTTCAGGCCGATGAACGCCACCATCACCGCGCAGGAGCGGCGCCTCATCGCGTCGCCCTGGTTCGCCGCGTCCTTCTGCGTGCTGGGCCTGGGCTCCAA is a genomic window containing:
- the LOC130876619 gene encoding splicing factor Cactin-like — encoded protein: MGRDTRSRSRSAGRRSRRRRSRSRHRSRSRSRSRSRSRSGSHGRSSRRRRERERRRERRRRSRGRRSDSEEDRRQRSGRRSRSPRPPRWHSQDQSSQSDSGEERARCSRSPGSSASSLESRKRSRSPGAAALALSQQQNLQERLRLREERKQQEELLKAFETPEEKRARRLAKKEAKERKKREKMGWGEEYMGYTNTDNPFGDNNLLGTFIWNKALEKKGISHLEEKELKERNKRIQEDNRLELQKVKQLRLEREREKAMREQELELLQREKEAEHFKTWEEQEDSFHLRQAKLRSKIRIRDGRAKPIDLLAKYISAEDDDLAVEMHEPYTFLNGLTVADMEDLLEDIQVYMELEQGKNVDFWRDMTTITEDEIAKLRKLEASGKGPGERREGVNASVSSDVQSVFKGKTYNQLQVIFQGIEGKIRAGGPNLDMGYWESLLQQLRAHMARARLRERHQDVLRQKLFKLKQEQGVESEPLFPILKTEPTATHSPEAEEPAPSPGPSADPAEAEGTPAATEAEVDADGEAVLMEEDLIQQSLADYDAGRYSPRLLTPHELPLDAHVLEPHEDLQRLQLSRQQLQATGDASESAEDIFFRRAREGMGQDEAQFSVEMPLSGRAYLWADKYRPRKPRFFNRVHTGFEWNKYNQTHYDFDNPPPKIVQGYKFNIFYPDLIRKRATPEYFLEACADNRDFAILRFHAGPPYEDIAFKIVSREWEYSHRHGFRCQFANGIFQLWFHFKRYRYRR